The nucleotide sequence TAAATACAATCAGATGAAAACATTTATTTACATTTTATTAATTGCTTTATTATTCGGATGTAAGCAAGATGTACATCAAAACGCTTCAGTTGATTATTTACCTTATAGCAAAAATATTCTTGATTATAGGCTTACACCAAAAGATTCATTAGATAAATCCGGATTAATATTTTCTGATCAAGGCGCATGGTTTGCCTACAGTTTACAAGAAGAAAATCACGAATCTATCGGATTTAAAGGTCCTTTTTTAATGACCCAACAAAAAGGAATTTGGCTGTGTTCTTCTTTTACAGATCTTACGATAAAGCAAGATGAAAGCTTTGTGAATTTAAAAAAAGAAGAAAGTAATAGTTATTCCAGTCATTTAGAACAAAGTTTTAGTAATAGTAATCTTGTCATTTCACAAAAATTAGTCTACAGAAATGGACATACTGCATTATTAAAAACCAAAGTAAAAAATACAAGCAACCAAGAACTTAATTTACAATTACAATGGGGCCATTCTCCTATTTTAATTAAAGGAATTTCATTGGCTTATAACGAAAATCTATTAGAAATTCATTCTGAAAAAACACCAGCTATAGGGCATTTAAAATTCCCTGAAGAAGCCCAGATTAAATTGATTGACAGCTTACAATATACTGCGCAACATGACCTAACTTTAAAGCCTGATCAACATAAAGAATTTATTATTTCTCAGAGCTTTATATTTCCTGAATACTCGTGGGAAGATGAAAAAAAGCACTTAGAAAATTTAGATTTTGAATCTACTTTAAAAGCTCGTCAATCTGAAAAAAACAGACAATTAGAAGCTTTAATTGAAAATTTAAAGCCACAATTTCAAGATAGCATATATGCTGAAGTTTTAGCCAAAGCACATCTAACATTACAAAATAATTGGCGTATTCCCGCCGGAGAAATTAAACATGAAGGATTATTCCCCAGTTACCATTACAAATGGTTTAATGGGTTTTGGTCTTGGGATTCATGGAAACATGCCGTAGGTTTATCTTTCTATGATACTGATCTCGCCAAAAAACAGATGAAGTTAATGTTTGAGTTTCAAGATGAAGATGGTTTTGTAACTGATGTAGTATATCGAGAAGGAGGGCACAATTACAGAGATACAAAA is from Flavobacteriaceae bacterium and encodes:
- a CDS encoding trehalase; the encoded protein is MDLFYDKYNQMKTFIYILLIALLFGCKQDVHQNASVDYLPYSKNILDYRLTPKDSLDKSGLIFSDQGAWFAYSLQEENHESIGFKGPFLMTQQKGIWLCSSFTDLTIKQDESFVNLKKEESNSYSSHLEQSFSNSNLVISQKLVYRNGHTALLKTKVKNTSNQELNLQLQWGHSPILIKGISLAYNENLLEIHSEKTPAIGHLKFPEEAQIKLIDSLQYTAQHDLTLKPDQHKEFIISQSFIFPEYSWEDEKKHLENLDFESTLKARQSEKNRQLEALIENLKPQFQDSIYAEVLAKAHLTLQNNWRIPAGEIKHEGLFPSYHYKWFNGFWSWDSWKHAVGLSFYDTDLAKKQMKLMFEFQDEDGFVTDVVYREGGHNYRDTKPPLSGWAVAKIFEKDQDTSFITYMYPKLKKYHYWWYQKRDHDQDGLCEYGSTDGSLIAAKWESGMDNAIRFDNSKIVKNVEGAYSLDQESVDLNAYLYAEKLYLAMIAKALGEKQDEIQYKEEAEDLKIKIQQQFFDTEDGWFYDTNLEGDTFIKGEGSEGWTALWAKAASQEQAASVKNLMMDSKKFFTTVPFQTMSADHSKFNPLRGYWRGPNWLDQAYFGVKSLRNYGFNSDADKATIQILKGAEGILDKGKAIRENYHPLTGQGLNAKNFSWSAAHIIMLLMND